The proteins below are encoded in one region of Pan paniscus chromosome 4, NHGRI_mPanPan1-v2.0_pri, whole genome shotgun sequence:
- the LOC117980381 gene encoding Wilms tumor protein 1-interacting protein-like: MVQGPRQRAGDCGSVPEAGREPAELGEEPPTPGAEHAAPACSARVHRAGRGGDRAEAVAPGRCLGPDRLHVSPARGHVHRLSPVRRPDVLRINKMKLGETGGQIAPGSQSPRPGRSTSPPYPSPAAAPTPGRSPRGKLQPWRAPARPRPLAGPGALCRSH; encoded by the exons ATGGTGCAGGGCCCTAGGCAGAGGGCTGGGGACTGCGGATCCGTCCCTGAAGCGGGACGCGAACCGGCAGAGTTGGGAGAAG AGCCTCCAACCCCAGGAGCCGAGCATGCTGCCCCCGCGTGCAGCGCCCGCGTGCACCGGGCCGGGAGAGGGGGCGACAGGGCGGAGGCGGTGGCCCCCGGAAGGTGTCTGGGACCGGACCGGCTGCACGTGAGCCCAGCGCGAGGTCATGTGCACCGGCTCAGCCCGGTTCGGCGCCCGGACGTGCTGCgtatcaacaaaatgaaactcGGGGAGACAGGAGGGCAGATAGCTCCAGGTTCTCAGAGCCCCCGCCCGGGCCGCTCGACCTCCCCACCGTACCCATCTCCCGCTGCAGCCCCTACGCCCGGCCGGAGCCCGCGGGGCAAGTTGCAGCCCTGGCGCGCCCCCGCCCGCCCGCGCCCCCTCGCCGGCCCGGGGGCGCTTTGCCGCAGTCATTAA